From a region of the Procambarus clarkii isolate CNS0578487 chromosome 2, FALCON_Pclarkii_2.0, whole genome shotgun sequence genome:
- the LOC138366067 gene encoding collagen alpha-2(IX) chain-like: MQGTKRHAGHQEAYRAPRGIQGLKRHTGHQETYRAPRGMQGTKRHTGHQGAYRAPRGIQGPTRHTGHQEACRAPRGMQGTKRHTGHQEAYRAPRGMQGTKRHAGHHEGMQGTKRHAGHHEACRAPRGMLGTTRECRAPRGMLGTTRHAGHHEACRAPRDIQGTKRHAGHQEACRAPRGMQGPKRHTRHQEACRAPRGMQGTTRHVGHQEACREPRGMLGTTRHAGPQETCRAPRGMQGTTRHAGHQEACRAPRGIQGTKWHTGPQETYRAPRDIQGTKRHTGHQEAYRAPRGMQGTKRAPRGMQGTKRHTGHQEAYRASRDILGTKRHTGHQEACRAPRGIQGTKRHAGHQEAYRAPRGIQGLKRHTGHQETYRAPRGMQDTKRHAGHHEACRAPRDMQGTNRHAGHHEACRAPRGMQGTKRHAGHHEACRAPRGMQGTKRQAGHQ; this comes from the exons atgcagggcaccaagaggcatgcagggcaccaagaggcatacagggcaccaagaggcatacAGGGCCTCAAGAGACATACTGGGCACCAAGAGACAtacagggcaccaagaggcatgcagggcaccaagagaCATACAGGGCACCAAGGGGCAtacagggcaccaagaggcatacAGGGCCCCACGAGACAtacagggcaccaagaggcatgcagggcaccaagaggcatgcagggcaccaagaggcatacagggcaccaagaggcatacagggcaccaagaggcatgcagggcaccaagaggcatgcagggcaccacGAGGGaatgcagggcaccaagaggcatgctGGGCACCAcgaggcatgcagggcaccaagaggcatgctGGGCACCACGAGGGaatgcagggcaccaagaggcatgctGGGCACCAcgaggcatgcagggcaccacGAGGCATGTAGGGCACCAAGAGACAtacagggcaccaagaggcatgcagggcaccaagaggcatgcagggcaccacGAGGCATGCAGGGCCCCAAGAGACATACAaggcaccaagaggcatgcagggcaccaagaggcatgcagggcaccacGAGGCATgtagggcaccaagaggcatgcagggaACCAAGAGGCATGCTGGGCACCACGAGGCATGCAGGGCCCCAAGAGacatgcagggcaccaagaggcatgcagggcaccacgaggcatgcagggcaccaagaggcatgcagggcaccaagaggcatacAGGGCACCAAGTGGCATACAGGGCCTCAAGAGACATACAGGGCACCAAGAGACAtacagggcaccaagaggcatacAGGGCACCAGGAGGCAtacagggcaccaagaggcatgcagggcaccaagag ggcaccaagaggcatgcagggcaccaagaggcatacagggcaccaagaggcatacAGGGCCTCAAGAGACATACTGGGCACCAAGAGACAtacagggcaccaagaggcatgcagggcaccaagaggcatacagggcaccaagaggcatgcagggcaccaagaggcatacagggcaccaagaggcatacAGGGCCTCAAGAGACATACAGGGCACCAAGAAACAtacagggcaccaagaggcatgcaggaCACCAAGAGGCATGCTGGGCACCAcgaggcatgcagggcaccaagagaCATGCAGGGCACCAATAGACATGCTGGGCACCAcgaggcatgcagggcaccaagaggcatgcagggcaccaagaggcatgctGGGCACCAcgaggcatgcagggcaccaagaggcatgcagggcaccaagaggcaagCAGGGCACCAATAG